One Clupea harengus chromosome 12, Ch_v2.0.2, whole genome shotgun sequence DNA segment encodes these proteins:
- the cryba4 gene encoding beta-crystallin A4 produces the protein MTHHCTKFSGHWKIIVYDEECFQGRRHEFTSECCNVMEFGFETVRSLRVESGAWVGYEHASYQGQQFVLERGEYPQCDAFGGSNAYHIERMTSFRPIACANHRECRMTIFERENFLGRKGELSDDYPSLQAMGWCNNEVGSLRVQSGAFVCYQYPGYRGYQYIMECDRHCGEYKHFREFGSHSQTPQIQSIRRIQQ, from the exons ATGACTCACCACTGTACCAAGTTCTCCGGCCACTGGAAG ATCATCGTGTACGACGAGGAGTGCTTCCAGGGCCGTCGCCATGAGTTCACCTCTGAGTGCTGCAACGTGATGGAGTTCGGCTTTGAGACTGTCCGCTCCCTCAGGGTAGAGAGTGGCGC CTGGGTTGGCTATGAGCATGCCTCCTACCAGGGCCAGCAGTTTGTGCTGGAGAGAGGCGAGTACCCCCAGTGCGACGCCTTCGGGGGTAGCAATGCCTACCACATCGAGAGAATGACCTCTTTCAGGCCCATTGCCTGTGCT aaccacagagaatGCCGTATGACCATCTTTGAGCGCGAGAACTTCCTTGGCCGCAAGGGCGAGCTGAGCGACGACTACCCCTCACTGCAGGCCATGGGCTGGTGCAACAACGAAGTGGGCTCCCTGCGTGTCCAGTCTGGAGC TTTCGTGTGCTACCAGTACCCTGGCTACCGCGGGTATCAGTACATCATGGAGTGTGACCGCCACTGTGGGGAGTACAAACACTTCAGGGAGTTCGGCTCTCACTCTCAGACCCCTCAGATTCAGTCCATCCGCCGCATCCAGCAGTAA